In one Carassius carassius chromosome 12, fCarCar2.1, whole genome shotgun sequence genomic region, the following are encoded:
- the amph gene encoding amphiphysin isoform X7 codes for MAEIKTGIFAKNVQKRLSRAQEKVLQKLGKADETKDEQFEQCVQNFKRQEFEGSRLQREMKAYIAAVKGMQQASRNLTESLHEVYESDWHGKDDVMVIGKNCDALWEDFHQKLVDSTINTLETYLTQFPDLKIRVAKRSRKLIDYDSARHHLETLQASTMRNEKKIAKAEEDLKKAQRVFDDLNVGLQDELPTLWDSRVGFYVSTFKNVSSLEARFHREISFLCHKLYEVMNKLAEQHSDKMFTIQGAPSDSGPLRLARTPTPPDDESPDSSPAASPNHTLRPTSPGPPRPKSPSQLKMGPPKPPPPKVTPTKELQQEQIIDLFDGGFPEISVTSPQPNEKPGESLLDLDFDPFKPDASTPIGQTQSPISQTLPWDLWAGNAAEPAQPAADAGFTANWAADFGSSATTGTEESGNGQPAVDEQGWPPAEGWPTEAASKPLEEAATDEVRAWNPENYLEPDPDCDPCAVGGDEAKQQHPEQGKESIEEGQTDWAKNQVEWAEEKAGCRSEERDAEETVGLQPMPGIIFTDEFGQEIQDTTEGIGGDSSRWGLSSQVDLDGSGSEYETAEEWGDVPGQNGGWDSADDELECAENENPIVAPEQGTVAQECFADCGTGDGVLQQITPADSGFGGDAFAANCDQPEATPSVSELENESLDEPLSDPTKAGANMPQDFLESNLSSDPFDTEGKDPFGTGDDPFAASGDDPFGNVNDPFATSDKDPSGFSGSEPFVTTDSDLFYTEGLSTKSPKSGFHSDPFAETQQGDKGQWAADHFATEFTSDPFATGGDQDPFANEITSDPFASESGGDPFISENNQGWAGGWESTGTKEIIGQGKDSDVFEDKTGYANGFAQWAAFPAPAADSENSSKGSWQEVSDSSGFFSSDGQGNFTADWPGEAVPSQDPFTSFPGQQDTYNLKSTIAEEKVYHKEPENSDLSEDEVANRRYGKLYQEIDTELEEVSNKAFNGFSKDATVPTFVADFDKMSEVEAPEGDVAEGEGEAAPASVPEGGEGPVTTPPTDTQPAEITASSPPAETATSTVESPVSPETEAAEQAEEKMPIPSVVIEPASSNEGDDDRDGDIISPVATSGNGMITECQTTKDISSGMPPGYLFKAETMHDFEAANPDELELKKGDIVLVVPTELAEDQDAGWLTGIRESDWLQHGTSAQKGLFPENFTQRLE; via the exons GTTCTGCAGAAGTTGGGAAAGGCAGATGAGACAAAAGATGAACAGTTTGAGCAGTGTGTGCAGAATTTCAAAAGACAGGAG TTTGAGGGCTCTAGGCTTCAGAGGGAGATGAAAGCCTACATAGCAGCTGTCAAAG GGATGCAGCAAGCGTCTAGGAACCTGACAGAGTCATTACATGAAGTATATGAGTCTGACTGGCACGGCAAAGATGATGTCATGGTTATTGGAAAG AACTGTGATGCTTTGTGGGAGGACTTCCATCAGAAGCTGGTAGACTCTACCATCAACACACTGGAAACATATTTGACTCAGTTCCCAGATCTCAAG ATACGTGTTGCAAAGAGAAGCAGGAAGTTAATTGACTATGACAGTGCAAGGCACCATCTTGAGACCCTGCAGGCTTCAACCATGAGGAATGAGAAAAAGATAGCAAAA GCAGAGGAAGACTTGAAAAAGGCCCAAAGGGTTTTTGATGATCTCAACGTTGGCCTGCAGGACGAACTGCCCACACTCTGGGATAG TCGGGTGGGGTTCTATGTAAGCACCTTCAAAAACGTCTCCAGCCTGGAAGCCCGATTCCATAGGGAGATCTCTTTT CTCTGTCATAAGCTGTATGAAGTGATGAATAAGCTTGCTGAGCAGCACTCGGACAAAATGTTCACGATCCAGGGAGCACCGAG CGACTCAGGGCCACTGCGATTAGCAAGAACTCCCACCCCACCTGATGATGAGAGCCCTGACAGCAGCCCAGCTGCCAGCCCCAACCACACACTAAGGCCCACATCCCCTGGCCCACCACGACCCAAATCACCTTCACAG CTCAAAATGGGACCTCCAAAACCACCTCCTCCAAAAGTTACTCCAACTAAGGAGCTCCAACAAGAGCAGATAATTGACCTGTTCGATGGAGGATTTCCAGAGATCAGTGTTACGTCACCACAG CCAAACGAGAAACCTGGAGAATCTCTCCTGGACTTGGATTTTGATCCATTCAAGCCGGATGCCAGTACACCTATCGGGCAGACCCAATCACCCATATCTCAG ACACTTCCTTGGGATCTTTGGGCG GGAAATGCTGCAGAGCCTGCACAGCCC GCTGCAGATGCTGGCTTCACTGCCAACTGGGCAGCTGACTTTGGCTCTTCAGCCACTACAGGTACAGAGGAATCTGGAAATGGTCAACCTGCAGTGGATGAGCAGGGATGGCCACCTGCCGAAGGTTGGCCGACAGAGGCAGCATCAAAGCCTCTAGAAGAGGCAGCCACAGATGAGGTTAGAGCCTGGAATCCAGAAAACTATCTTGAGCCAGACCCAGACTGTGATCCCTGTGCTGTGGGGGGTGACGAGGCCAAGCAACAACATCCAGAACAGGGGAAAGAGAGTATAGAGGAAGGTCAGACAGACTGGGCTAAAAATCAGGTGGAATGGGCAGAAGAAAAGGCAGGTTGCAGGTCAGAGGAGAGAGATGCAGAGGAGACAGTGGGCTTGCAACCAATGCCTGGAATCATATTCACTGATGAGTTTGGTCAGGAGATTCAGGATACCACGGAGGGCATAGGGGGGGATAGTTCCAGATGGGGTCTGTCTAGCCAGGTTGATCTAGATGGATCCGGCTCAGAGTACGAGACTGCTGAAGAATGGGGTGATGTCCCAGGACAAAATGGTGGGTGGGACAGTGCAGATGATGAGCTTGAATGTGCTGAGAATGAGAATCCCATTGTGGCTCCAGAACAAGGCACTGTGGCCCAAGAGTGCTTTGCAGACTGTGGCACAGGTGATGGTGTCCTCCAGCAGATTACCCCTGCTGACTCTGGATTCGGTGGTGATGCATTTGCAGCCAACTGCGATCAGCCTGAAGCAACACCATCTGTCTCAGAGCTTGAAAATGAAAGCTTGGATGAGCCACTTTCAGACCCAACCAAAGCAGGAGCAAATATGCCTCAAGATTTTCTTGAATCTAATCTGAGTTCAGACCCATTTGACACTGAAGGTAAAGATCCATTTGGTACAGGGGATGATCCCTTTGCAGCATCAGGGGATGACCCATTTGGGAATGTAAATGATCCATTTGCGACCTCGGACAAAGATCCCAGTGGATTTTCTGGGAGTGAACCCTTTGTTACTACAGACAGTGATCTTTTTTATACCGAAGGGTTATCAACAAAGAGTCCAAAAAGTGGGTTTCATTCTGATCCGTTTGCAGAGACCCAGCAAGGAGACAAAGGACAGTGGGCAGCGGACCACTTTGCCACTGAATTTACATCAGACCCTTTTGCTACTGGGGGTGATCAGGACCCATTTGCTAATGAGATCACATCTGATCCTTTTGCCAGTGAAAGTGGTGGGGACCCATTTATCAGTGAGAACAACCAGGGGTGGGCAGGGGGTTGGGAATCCACCGGGACAAAGGAGATTATTGGACAAGGAAAAGACTCTGATGTCTTTGAGGACAAAACTGGATATGCCAATGGATTTGCCCAGTGGGCAGCTTTTCCTGCACCAGCTGCAGACTCTGAGAACTCCAGTAAGGGCTCCTGGCAGGAGGTGAGTGatagcagtggcttcttctcttCTGATGGCCAAGGAAACTTTACCGCAGACTGGCCAGGTGAGGCTGTTCCATCTCAAGACCCCTTTACCTCCTTCCCTGGGCAACAAGACACCTATAATCTTAAAAGTACCATTGCAGAGGAGAAGGTCTATCATAAAGAGCCAGAGAACTCAGACCTGTCAGAAGACGAAGTTGCAAACCGGAGATACGGAAAGTTATACCAAGAAATAGATACAGAGCTGGAAGAG GTGTCCAACAAGGCTTTTAACGGATTTTCTAAG GATGCAACAGTCCCAACATTTGTGGCCGACTTTGATAAGATG tcTGAGGTTGAGGCCCCAGAGGGTGATGTAGCTGAAGGAGAAGGTGAAGCAGCCCCAGCCTCAGTACCTGAGGGTGGGGAGGGTCCTGTCACCACTCCCCCTACAGACACACAACCGGCAGAGATCACTGCTTCAAGCCCCCCTGCAGAGACTGCTACA AGCACTGTGGAGTCTCCAGTGTCTCCGGAGACTGAGGCAGCTGAGCAGGCTGAG GAAAAGATGCCTATCCCTTCTGTTGTTATTGAGCCTGCCTCTAGTAACGAGGGAGATGATGACCGTGATGGTGATATCATATCTCCTGTAGCAACCAGTGGCAATGGGATGATCACAGAATGCCAGACAACCAAAGACATCTCCTCTGGAATGCCTCCTggttaccttttcaag GCTGAAACGATGCATGATTTTGAAGCAGCAAACCCAGATGAACTGGAGCTGAAAAAAGGAGACATTGTTTTGGTAGTTCCCACAGAGCTAGCTGAAGATCAG GATGCTGGTTGGCTCACTGGCATCAGAGAGAGCGACTGGCTACAGCATGGCACTTCGGCTCAgaaaggactgtttcctgaaaacTTTACACAGCGTCTGGAGTAA
- the amph gene encoding amphiphysin isoform X8, translated as MAEIKTGIFAKNVQKRLSRAQEKVLQKLGKADETKDEQFEQCVQNFKRQEFEGSRLQREMKAYIAAVKGMQQASRNLTESLHEVYESDWHGKDDVMVIGKNCDALWEDFHQKLVDSTINTLETYLTQFPDLKIRVAKRSRKLIDYDSARHHLETLQASTMRNEKKIAKAEEDLKKAQRVFDDLNVGLQDELPTLWDSRVGFYVSTFKNVSSLEARFHREISFLCHKLYEVMNKLAEQHSDKMFTIQGAPSDSGPLRLARTPTPPDDESPDSSPAASPNHTLRPTSPGPPRPKSPSQLKMGPPKPPPPKVTPTKELQQEQIIDLFDGGFPEISVTSPQPNEKPGESLLDLDFDPFKPDASTPIGQTQSPISQTLPWDLWAGNAAEPAQPAADAGFTANWAADFGSSATTGTEESGNGQPAVDEQGWPPAEGWPTEAASKPLEEAATDEVRAWNPENYLEPDPDCDPCAVGGDEAKQQHPEQGKESIEEGQTDWAKNQVEWAEEKAGCRSEERDAEETVGLQPMPGIIFTDEFGQEIQDTTEGIGGDSSRWGLSSQVDLDGSGSEYETAEEWGDVPGQNGGWDSADDELECAENENPIVAPEQGTVAQECFADCGTGDGVLQQITPADSGFGGDAFAANCDQPEATPSVSELENESLDEPLSDPTKAGANMPQDFLESNLSSDPFDTEGKDPFGTGDDPFAASGDDPFGNVNDPFATSDKDPSGFSGSEPFVTTDSDLFYTEGLSTKSPKSGFHSDPFAETQQGDKGQWAADHFATEFTSDPFATGGDQDPFANEITSDPFASESGGDPFISENNQGWAGGWESTGTKEIIGQGKDSDVFEDKTGYANGFAQWAAFPAPAADSENSSKGSWQEVSDSSGFFSSDGQGNFTADWPGEAVPSQDPFTSFPGQQDTYNLKSTIAEEKVYHKEPENSDLSEDEVANRRYGKLYQEIDTELEEVSNKAFNGFSKDATVPTFVADFDKMEKMPIPSVVIEPASSNEGDDDRDGDIISPVATSGNGMITECQTTKDISSGMPPGYLFKAETMHDFEAANPDELELKKGDIVLVVPTELAEDQDAGWLTGIRESDWLQHGTSAQKGLFPENFTQRLE; from the exons GTTCTGCAGAAGTTGGGAAAGGCAGATGAGACAAAAGATGAACAGTTTGAGCAGTGTGTGCAGAATTTCAAAAGACAGGAG TTTGAGGGCTCTAGGCTTCAGAGGGAGATGAAAGCCTACATAGCAGCTGTCAAAG GGATGCAGCAAGCGTCTAGGAACCTGACAGAGTCATTACATGAAGTATATGAGTCTGACTGGCACGGCAAAGATGATGTCATGGTTATTGGAAAG AACTGTGATGCTTTGTGGGAGGACTTCCATCAGAAGCTGGTAGACTCTACCATCAACACACTGGAAACATATTTGACTCAGTTCCCAGATCTCAAG ATACGTGTTGCAAAGAGAAGCAGGAAGTTAATTGACTATGACAGTGCAAGGCACCATCTTGAGACCCTGCAGGCTTCAACCATGAGGAATGAGAAAAAGATAGCAAAA GCAGAGGAAGACTTGAAAAAGGCCCAAAGGGTTTTTGATGATCTCAACGTTGGCCTGCAGGACGAACTGCCCACACTCTGGGATAG TCGGGTGGGGTTCTATGTAAGCACCTTCAAAAACGTCTCCAGCCTGGAAGCCCGATTCCATAGGGAGATCTCTTTT CTCTGTCATAAGCTGTATGAAGTGATGAATAAGCTTGCTGAGCAGCACTCGGACAAAATGTTCACGATCCAGGGAGCACCGAG CGACTCAGGGCCACTGCGATTAGCAAGAACTCCCACCCCACCTGATGATGAGAGCCCTGACAGCAGCCCAGCTGCCAGCCCCAACCACACACTAAGGCCCACATCCCCTGGCCCACCACGACCCAAATCACCTTCACAG CTCAAAATGGGACCTCCAAAACCACCTCCTCCAAAAGTTACTCCAACTAAGGAGCTCCAACAAGAGCAGATAATTGACCTGTTCGATGGAGGATTTCCAGAGATCAGTGTTACGTCACCACAG CCAAACGAGAAACCTGGAGAATCTCTCCTGGACTTGGATTTTGATCCATTCAAGCCGGATGCCAGTACACCTATCGGGCAGACCCAATCACCCATATCTCAG ACACTTCCTTGGGATCTTTGGGCG GGAAATGCTGCAGAGCCTGCACAGCCC GCTGCAGATGCTGGCTTCACTGCCAACTGGGCAGCTGACTTTGGCTCTTCAGCCACTACAGGTACAGAGGAATCTGGAAATGGTCAACCTGCAGTGGATGAGCAGGGATGGCCACCTGCCGAAGGTTGGCCGACAGAGGCAGCATCAAAGCCTCTAGAAGAGGCAGCCACAGATGAGGTTAGAGCCTGGAATCCAGAAAACTATCTTGAGCCAGACCCAGACTGTGATCCCTGTGCTGTGGGGGGTGACGAGGCCAAGCAACAACATCCAGAACAGGGGAAAGAGAGTATAGAGGAAGGTCAGACAGACTGGGCTAAAAATCAGGTGGAATGGGCAGAAGAAAAGGCAGGTTGCAGGTCAGAGGAGAGAGATGCAGAGGAGACAGTGGGCTTGCAACCAATGCCTGGAATCATATTCACTGATGAGTTTGGTCAGGAGATTCAGGATACCACGGAGGGCATAGGGGGGGATAGTTCCAGATGGGGTCTGTCTAGCCAGGTTGATCTAGATGGATCCGGCTCAGAGTACGAGACTGCTGAAGAATGGGGTGATGTCCCAGGACAAAATGGTGGGTGGGACAGTGCAGATGATGAGCTTGAATGTGCTGAGAATGAGAATCCCATTGTGGCTCCAGAACAAGGCACTGTGGCCCAAGAGTGCTTTGCAGACTGTGGCACAGGTGATGGTGTCCTCCAGCAGATTACCCCTGCTGACTCTGGATTCGGTGGTGATGCATTTGCAGCCAACTGCGATCAGCCTGAAGCAACACCATCTGTCTCAGAGCTTGAAAATGAAAGCTTGGATGAGCCACTTTCAGACCCAACCAAAGCAGGAGCAAATATGCCTCAAGATTTTCTTGAATCTAATCTGAGTTCAGACCCATTTGACACTGAAGGTAAAGATCCATTTGGTACAGGGGATGATCCCTTTGCAGCATCAGGGGATGACCCATTTGGGAATGTAAATGATCCATTTGCGACCTCGGACAAAGATCCCAGTGGATTTTCTGGGAGTGAACCCTTTGTTACTACAGACAGTGATCTTTTTTATACCGAAGGGTTATCAACAAAGAGTCCAAAAAGTGGGTTTCATTCTGATCCGTTTGCAGAGACCCAGCAAGGAGACAAAGGACAGTGGGCAGCGGACCACTTTGCCACTGAATTTACATCAGACCCTTTTGCTACTGGGGGTGATCAGGACCCATTTGCTAATGAGATCACATCTGATCCTTTTGCCAGTGAAAGTGGTGGGGACCCATTTATCAGTGAGAACAACCAGGGGTGGGCAGGGGGTTGGGAATCCACCGGGACAAAGGAGATTATTGGACAAGGAAAAGACTCTGATGTCTTTGAGGACAAAACTGGATATGCCAATGGATTTGCCCAGTGGGCAGCTTTTCCTGCACCAGCTGCAGACTCTGAGAACTCCAGTAAGGGCTCCTGGCAGGAGGTGAGTGatagcagtggcttcttctcttCTGATGGCCAAGGAAACTTTACCGCAGACTGGCCAGGTGAGGCTGTTCCATCTCAAGACCCCTTTACCTCCTTCCCTGGGCAACAAGACACCTATAATCTTAAAAGTACCATTGCAGAGGAGAAGGTCTATCATAAAGAGCCAGAGAACTCAGACCTGTCAGAAGACGAAGTTGCAAACCGGAGATACGGAAAGTTATACCAAGAAATAGATACAGAGCTGGAAGAG GTGTCCAACAAGGCTTTTAACGGATTTTCTAAG GATGCAACAGTCCCAACATTTGTGGCCGACTTTGATAAGATG GAAAAGATGCCTATCCCTTCTGTTGTTATTGAGCCTGCCTCTAGTAACGAGGGAGATGATGACCGTGATGGTGATATCATATCTCCTGTAGCAACCAGTGGCAATGGGATGATCACAGAATGCCAGACAACCAAAGACATCTCCTCTGGAATGCCTCCTggttaccttttcaag GCTGAAACGATGCATGATTTTGAAGCAGCAAACCCAGATGAACTGGAGCTGAAAAAAGGAGACATTGTTTTGGTAGTTCCCACAGAGCTAGCTGAAGATCAG GATGCTGGTTGGCTCACTGGCATCAGAGAGAGCGACTGGCTACAGCATGGCACTTCGGCTCAgaaaggactgtttcctgaaaacTTTACACAGCGTCTGGAGTAA
- the amph gene encoding amphiphysin isoform X3 — translation MAEIKTGIFAKNVQKRLSRAQEKVLQKLGKADETKDEQFEQCVQNFKRQEFEGSRLQREMKAYIAAVKGMQQASRNLTESLHEVYESDWHGKDDVMVIGKNCDALWEDFHQKLVDSTINTLETYLTQFPDLKIRVAKRSRKLIDYDSARHHLETLQASTMRNEKKIAKAEEDLKKAQRVFDDLNVGLQDELPTLWDSRVGFYVSTFKNVSSLEARFHREISFLCHKLYEVMNKLAEQHSDKMFTIQGAPSDSGPLRLARTPTPPDDESPDSSPAASPNHTLRPTSPGPPRPKSPSQLKMGPPKPPPPKVTPTKELQQEQIIDLFDGGFPEISVTSPQPNEKPGESLLDLDFDPFKPDASTPIGQTQSPISQTLPWDLWAGNAAEPAQPAADAGFTANWAADFGSSATTGTEESGNGQPAVDEQGWPPAEGWPTEAASKPLEEAATDEVRAWNPENYLEPDPDCDPCAVGGDEAKQQHPEQGKESIEEGQTDWAKNQVEWAEEKAGCRSEERDAEETVGLQPMPGIIFTDEFGQEIQDTTEGIGGDSSRWGLSSQVDLDGSGSEYETAEEWGDVPGQNGGWDSADDELECAENENPIVAPEQGTVAQECFADCGTGDGVLQQITPADSGFGGDAFAANCDQPEATPSVSELENESLDEPLSDPTKAGANMPQDFLESNLSSDPFDTEGKDPFGTGDDPFAASGDDPFGNVNDPFATSDKDPSGFSGSEPFVTTDSDLFYTEGLSTKSPKSGFHSDPFAETQQGDKGQWAADHFATEFTSDPFATGGDQDPFANEITSDPFASESGGDPFISENNQGWAGGWESTGTKEIIGQGKDSDVFEDKTGYANGFAQWAAFPAPAADSENSSKGSWQEVSDSSGFFSSDGQGNFTADWPGEAVPSQDPFTSFPGQQDTYNLKSTIAEEKVYHKEPENSDLSEDEVANRRYGKLYQEIDTELEEVSNKAFNGFSKDATVPTFVADFDKMSEVEAPEGDVAEGEGEAAPASVPEGGEGPVTTPPTDTQPAEITASSPPAETATSTVESPVSPETEAAEQAEDSASIQETQKESPTEAALATFEDKESPIEETPTIDAKPEEEASSLEAKPGDEPNNVEPKPTDEPDMVDTQPGEVPDNIEPKPGDALDNVEPQPGDETSKEGAANNGNEEEKMPIPSVVIEPASSNEGDDDRDGDIISPVATSGNGMITECQTTKDISSGMPPGYLFKAETMHDFEAANPDELELKKGDIVLVVPTELAEDQDAGWLTGIRESDWLQHGTSAQKGLFPENFTQRLE, via the exons GTTCTGCAGAAGTTGGGAAAGGCAGATGAGACAAAAGATGAACAGTTTGAGCAGTGTGTGCAGAATTTCAAAAGACAGGAG TTTGAGGGCTCTAGGCTTCAGAGGGAGATGAAAGCCTACATAGCAGCTGTCAAAG GGATGCAGCAAGCGTCTAGGAACCTGACAGAGTCATTACATGAAGTATATGAGTCTGACTGGCACGGCAAAGATGATGTCATGGTTATTGGAAAG AACTGTGATGCTTTGTGGGAGGACTTCCATCAGAAGCTGGTAGACTCTACCATCAACACACTGGAAACATATTTGACTCAGTTCCCAGATCTCAAG ATACGTGTTGCAAAGAGAAGCAGGAAGTTAATTGACTATGACAGTGCAAGGCACCATCTTGAGACCCTGCAGGCTTCAACCATGAGGAATGAGAAAAAGATAGCAAAA GCAGAGGAAGACTTGAAAAAGGCCCAAAGGGTTTTTGATGATCTCAACGTTGGCCTGCAGGACGAACTGCCCACACTCTGGGATAG TCGGGTGGGGTTCTATGTAAGCACCTTCAAAAACGTCTCCAGCCTGGAAGCCCGATTCCATAGGGAGATCTCTTTT CTCTGTCATAAGCTGTATGAAGTGATGAATAAGCTTGCTGAGCAGCACTCGGACAAAATGTTCACGATCCAGGGAGCACCGAG CGACTCAGGGCCACTGCGATTAGCAAGAACTCCCACCCCACCTGATGATGAGAGCCCTGACAGCAGCCCAGCTGCCAGCCCCAACCACACACTAAGGCCCACATCCCCTGGCCCACCACGACCCAAATCACCTTCACAG CTCAAAATGGGACCTCCAAAACCACCTCCTCCAAAAGTTACTCCAACTAAGGAGCTCCAACAAGAGCAGATAATTGACCTGTTCGATGGAGGATTTCCAGAGATCAGTGTTACGTCACCACAG CCAAACGAGAAACCTGGAGAATCTCTCCTGGACTTGGATTTTGATCCATTCAAGCCGGATGCCAGTACACCTATCGGGCAGACCCAATCACCCATATCTCAG ACACTTCCTTGGGATCTTTGGGCG GGAAATGCTGCAGAGCCTGCACAGCCC GCTGCAGATGCTGGCTTCACTGCCAACTGGGCAGCTGACTTTGGCTCTTCAGCCACTACAGGTACAGAGGAATCTGGAAATGGTCAACCTGCAGTGGATGAGCAGGGATGGCCACCTGCCGAAGGTTGGCCGACAGAGGCAGCATCAAAGCCTCTAGAAGAGGCAGCCACAGATGAGGTTAGAGCCTGGAATCCAGAAAACTATCTTGAGCCAGACCCAGACTGTGATCCCTGTGCTGTGGGGGGTGACGAGGCCAAGCAACAACATCCAGAACAGGGGAAAGAGAGTATAGAGGAAGGTCAGACAGACTGGGCTAAAAATCAGGTGGAATGGGCAGAAGAAAAGGCAGGTTGCAGGTCAGAGGAGAGAGATGCAGAGGAGACAGTGGGCTTGCAACCAATGCCTGGAATCATATTCACTGATGAGTTTGGTCAGGAGATTCAGGATACCACGGAGGGCATAGGGGGGGATAGTTCCAGATGGGGTCTGTCTAGCCAGGTTGATCTAGATGGATCCGGCTCAGAGTACGAGACTGCTGAAGAATGGGGTGATGTCCCAGGACAAAATGGTGGGTGGGACAGTGCAGATGATGAGCTTGAATGTGCTGAGAATGAGAATCCCATTGTGGCTCCAGAACAAGGCACTGTGGCCCAAGAGTGCTTTGCAGACTGTGGCACAGGTGATGGTGTCCTCCAGCAGATTACCCCTGCTGACTCTGGATTCGGTGGTGATGCATTTGCAGCCAACTGCGATCAGCCTGAAGCAACACCATCTGTCTCAGAGCTTGAAAATGAAAGCTTGGATGAGCCACTTTCAGACCCAACCAAAGCAGGAGCAAATATGCCTCAAGATTTTCTTGAATCTAATCTGAGTTCAGACCCATTTGACACTGAAGGTAAAGATCCATTTGGTACAGGGGATGATCCCTTTGCAGCATCAGGGGATGACCCATTTGGGAATGTAAATGATCCATTTGCGACCTCGGACAAAGATCCCAGTGGATTTTCTGGGAGTGAACCCTTTGTTACTACAGACAGTGATCTTTTTTATACCGAAGGGTTATCAACAAAGAGTCCAAAAAGTGGGTTTCATTCTGATCCGTTTGCAGAGACCCAGCAAGGAGACAAAGGACAGTGGGCAGCGGACCACTTTGCCACTGAATTTACATCAGACCCTTTTGCTACTGGGGGTGATCAGGACCCATTTGCTAATGAGATCACATCTGATCCTTTTGCCAGTGAAAGTGGTGGGGACCCATTTATCAGTGAGAACAACCAGGGGTGGGCAGGGGGTTGGGAATCCACCGGGACAAAGGAGATTATTGGACAAGGAAAAGACTCTGATGTCTTTGAGGACAAAACTGGATATGCCAATGGATTTGCCCAGTGGGCAGCTTTTCCTGCACCAGCTGCAGACTCTGAGAACTCCAGTAAGGGCTCCTGGCAGGAGGTGAGTGatagcagtggcttcttctcttCTGATGGCCAAGGAAACTTTACCGCAGACTGGCCAGGTGAGGCTGTTCCATCTCAAGACCCCTTTACCTCCTTCCCTGGGCAACAAGACACCTATAATCTTAAAAGTACCATTGCAGAGGAGAAGGTCTATCATAAAGAGCCAGAGAACTCAGACCTGTCAGAAGACGAAGTTGCAAACCGGAGATACGGAAAGTTATACCAAGAAATAGATACAGAGCTGGAAGAG GTGTCCAACAAGGCTTTTAACGGATTTTCTAAG GATGCAACAGTCCCAACATTTGTGGCCGACTTTGATAAGATG tcTGAGGTTGAGGCCCCAGAGGGTGATGTAGCTGAAGGAGAAGGTGAAGCAGCCCCAGCCTCAGTACCTGAGGGTGGGGAGGGTCCTGTCACCACTCCCCCTACAGACACACAACCGGCAGAGATCACTGCTTCAAGCCCCCCTGCAGAGACTGCTACA AGCACTGTGGAGTCTCCAGTGTCTCCGGAGACTGAGGCAGCTGAGCAGGCTGAG GATTCTGCTTCCATCCAAGAAACACAGAAGGAGTCACCTACAGAGGCGGCTCTG GCTACTTTTGAGGATAAAGAGTCTCCCATTGAAGAGACTCCG ACTATAGATGCCAAACCAGAGGAAGAGGCCAGTTCACTTGAAGCCAAACCAGGAGATGAACCAAATAATGTTGAGCCCAAACCAACAGATGAACCAGATATGGTTGACACCCAACCAGGAGAAGTTCCTGATAATattgagcccaaaccaggagatGCTCTTGATAATGTTGAGCCCCAACCAGGGGATGAAACCAGTAAGGAGGGTGCTGCAAACAATGGGAATGAGGAG GAAAAGATGCCTATCCCTTCTGTTGTTATTGAGCCTGCCTCTAGTAACGAGGGAGATGATGACCGTGATGGTGATATCATATCTCCTGTAGCAACCAGTGGCAATGGGATGATCACAGAATGCCAGACAACCAAAGACATCTCCTCTGGAATGCCTCCTggttaccttttcaag GCTGAAACGATGCATGATTTTGAAGCAGCAAACCCAGATGAACTGGAGCTGAAAAAAGGAGACATTGTTTTGGTAGTTCCCACAGAGCTAGCTGAAGATCAG GATGCTGGTTGGCTCACTGGCATCAGAGAGAGCGACTGGCTACAGCATGGCACTTCGGCTCAgaaaggactgtttcctgaaaacTTTACACAGCGTCTGGAGTAA